AACGGCACAAGTGTGATCATCCATTACCGCTTTAACAGCATCTAAGTCATTAAAAGGAACGTGCACGATATCTGCAGGCTTAGGACCAAAACCATCTGCATATTTAGGCTGCCCACCGACAGATACTGTAAACAGTGTTCTGCCATGAAATGCATGATGAAAAGCAATAATTTTAGTTTTATAAGGACTATGGCGAGTGATGGCATAATGACGAGCCAATTTAAATGCGGCTTCATTCGCTTCTGCACCTGAATTAGCAAAAAAGACACGTTCCGCAAATGTGTTATCTATTAATTTTTGCGCTAAACGTAATGCTGGTTCATTAGTAAATATATTACTAACATGCCAAAGTTGTTCACTTTGTTCTTTCAAGGCTTGATTAAGGGCAGGATGAGAATGCCCCAGTGCTAAAACAGCAATACCACCAGCAAAATCAATATACGATTTTCCCTGCTGATCCCAAACACGGCTACCCATCCCTTTGACAGGAATAAACTCTGCGGGTGAATAAATTGGCAACATTACTTGATCGTAAGTTGCCCGGTTGATACTTTGCTTTGTCATTACCCCACCTGATCGTCATTCATATTTAATATGAAAATATAATCACTAAATATGAATAAAAAATCAAATGTGGTTTTGTATAAAAAGGTGTTATTTCGCTATTTAAATACTATCCTATTAATATTTAAGAAAATTATTTAATAACTCATGCCCTTGTTCACTTAAAATACTTTCTGGGTGAAATTGAACCCCTTCAATTGGAAGTGTACGATGGCGAATTCCCATAATTTCATCAACATTTCCATCATGTTGGCTCCATGCCGTTACTTCAAAAGGCACTGGTAACGTCGTAGCATCTATCACTAAAGAGTGATAGCGCGTTACACTTAAAGGGCGATTAAGTCCTTTAAAAACACCTTGTTGGTTATGATGTATCAATGAATTTTTACCATGCATAACTTCTCGTGCTCTGATAACAGATGCACCAAAAGCTTGTCCTATTGCTTGATGTCCAAGACAAACGCCAAGAATAGGGATTTCACCAGCAAACCGCTGTATAGCCTCAAGAGAGATCCCTGCTTCATCAGGAGTACAAGGTCCTGGCGAGATAACAAGATGTGCTGGCATCATCTTTTCGATCTCTTTAAGTTCAATCTCATCGTTACGCTTAACAACAACCTCAGCACCCAATTCACAGAAATACTGATAGAGGTTGTAGGTAAACGAGTCGTAATTATCAATAAGTAACAGCATATTAGCCTATCCGACTGATTTTCTTATCATTATCTATTTTATTACTATTTTAAAGCGAGTGTATATTTGCCAAAATAGCTCGTTGTTTAACCGACTTGGGTACAACAAAGCCGATTATCATAGCACAGGTATAAAATATGAATAGTAAGCAAGAAAATCTGCTGATTTATTGCGCAATAACAATAATGACGGTAATTGATGATGAATACAGTGATTAATAGTGTAATGAATACTTATTGCAGGAGATCACACGAAAAAACAGACGATAAAAAATATTTTTTTCGTACTAAAAAACCCCGGAATGAATACTTCCATTCCGGTTTATATGCATTTTATCTTATTAGAATACGTAAATACCCTATCCTAATAATGCGTTTATTCTTTTACGACTTCAGCAGATAAAATAGTAACCGTTTTTACTGGCACATTTTGGTAAGGACCGATATTGCGGGTTTGTGCTTGTGAAATTTTATCAACCACATCCATACCCTTTACAACTTTACCAAATACGGCATAACCAAAATCACGTTGGCCGTGATCTAAAAAGGCATTATCAGCCACATTAATAAAGAATTGGCTGGTTGCACTATCTTTATCCGACGTACGTGCCATAGCAATAGAGCCTTTTACATTACGTAACCCATTATCTGCTTCATTTTTAATAGGTGCTCTGGTTTGCTTTTGTTGCAAATCAGCAGTGAAACCACCGCCTTGAACCATAAAACCGGGGATAACACGATGAAAAGTTGTGCCGTTATAGTATCCATCTTCGACATACTGAATAAAATTTTTCGTTGTTATTGGGGCTTTTTTATTATCCAGTGATATTTCAATATTGCCTTCAGAGGTGACTAATTTAACGAAGGTTTCTCCCGTTGCCATTGCAAAAGTCGCTGTTGTTAAAGTGCAAGCGGTAACGAAGGTGACAAGAAAACGTTTTAACATGCAGGGATCCTTTACTTTAATAGTCTACAACTTACTTAATATGCAGGGATTCTAATTCGCTGAGGTAAATAGTGCCAATCATTTACCTTTATTTACGCTTAATAAGTCTAATTACGTCATAACAGAGTAAATTTTAATTTTTAAGCTCTGTTATAAGTCATTAAATTGCGCCAAAATAGAGCAAATAGATATTTTAGATATTCTTTCTCACGCAGAATTGAAATGAGTATGCATGAGAAGCCGCATTATTTCAGAGAGGTTTATACCATAATGGCCCAATTTAATTACCAAAAAGCACATTTCATCATTAGTGCGCCTGATATCCGCCATTTACCACCAGATACAGGGATTGAAATTGCCTTTGCGGGTCGCTCTAATGCCGGTAAATCCAGTGCTTTAAATGCCTTAACCCAACAAAATGGGTTAGCAAGAACCAGTAAAACCCCAGGCCGTACTCAATTAATCAACCTGTTCC
This portion of the Proteus vulgaris genome encodes:
- a CDS encoding aminodeoxychorismate synthase component II — protein: MLLLIDNYDSFTYNLYQYFCELGAEVVVKRNDEIELKEIEKMMPAHLVISPGPCTPDEAGISLEAIQRFAGEIPILGVCLGHQAIGQAFGASVIRAREVMHGKNSLIHHNQQGVFKGLNRPLSVTRYHSLVIDATTLPVPFEVTAWSQHDGNVDEIMGIRHRTLPIEGVQFHPESILSEQGHELLNNFLKY
- the ppiA gene encoding peptidylprolyl isomerase A, which codes for MLKRFLVTFVTACTLTTATFAMATGETFVKLVTSEGNIEISLDNKKAPITTKNFIQYVEDGYYNGTTFHRVIPGFMVQGGGFTADLQQKQTRAPIKNEADNGLRNVKGSIAMARTSDKDSATSQFFINVADNAFLDHGQRDFGYAVFGKVVKGMDVVDKISQAQTRNIGPYQNVPVKTVTILSAEVVKE